A region from the Stigmatella erecta genome encodes:
- a CDS encoding DUF6178 family protein, whose amino-acid sequence MPENKQGNGKDAQLALQGLRRQLTQLPPRKRLDAIIESPEARALVRSLPVELLFSTIQDIGLADATELVQLASPEQFRAFVDLGAWKRDRVDPHAVLTWLRAARGDEPEEFLRKLHGVDLEVLEYLLREFTQVHDLEENPDVNPPGVTMETPEGRYLIEFKVEGVEQAALRTILNDLVAENPFESVRLLEATRWDIPSELEEAAYRFRTARLQDLGFPTLDEALSLFGRVDPGPGPARARGEPAALAPAQGWVDYLEAAFRELTVVEQENLEDELRGVANAALVVELADPGDPEAMRSAGEMVRGYLSLGLEHMTGAQPARAVEVVRETPLRRIFQMGFSLTLALKFRADRLAKKPGAQVDGAWLVFPEEAAALQALRLKRPRRALRVPGAEPVPFRSFRELGASEALLARAEAQVVLFQGLLGDASAAHQVVARFGVPMEVLGADRLFAATVAMAVLEGHVNPRPVPQGRTVELCERLFEGPAQAPRLRPSATERALAALEPAVAAEARPELYRLVGVTLERLREEIATPYLQEGRLDPALSVVLPMEGNPTA is encoded by the coding sequence GTGCCTGAGAACAAGCAGGGAAATGGCAAGGATGCGCAGCTCGCCCTCCAGGGATTGCGCCGGCAGCTCACCCAACTCCCGCCCCGCAAGCGGCTGGATGCCATCATCGAGTCCCCCGAGGCGCGGGCCCTGGTGCGCTCGCTCCCGGTGGAGCTGCTCTTCTCCACCATCCAGGACATAGGGCTGGCGGACGCCACCGAGCTGGTCCAGCTTGCCTCGCCCGAGCAGTTCCGCGCCTTCGTGGACCTGGGCGCCTGGAAGCGCGACCGCGTCGATCCGCACGCGGTGCTCACCTGGCTGCGCGCCGCGCGCGGGGATGAGCCCGAGGAGTTCCTGCGCAAGCTGCACGGCGTGGACCTGGAGGTGCTGGAGTACCTGCTGCGCGAGTTCACCCAGGTCCACGATCTGGAGGAGAACCCGGACGTCAACCCGCCCGGGGTGACGATGGAGACGCCCGAGGGGCGCTACCTCATCGAGTTCAAGGTCGAGGGGGTGGAGCAGGCGGCGCTGCGGACGATCCTCAATGACTTGGTCGCCGAGAACCCCTTCGAGTCGGTGCGCCTGCTGGAGGCCACGCGCTGGGACATCCCCAGCGAGCTGGAGGAGGCCGCCTACCGCTTCCGCACCGCGCGGCTCCAGGATCTGGGCTTCCCCACGCTCGACGAGGCGCTGAGCCTCTTTGGCCGCGTGGACCCGGGCCCGGGCCCCGCGCGCGCGCGGGGCGAGCCGGCGGCGCTCGCGCCCGCCCAGGGGTGGGTGGACTACCTGGAGGCCGCCTTCCGGGAGCTGACCGTGGTGGAGCAGGAGAACCTCGAGGACGAGCTGCGCGGGGTGGCCAACGCCGCCCTGGTGGTGGAGCTGGCGGATCCGGGAGATCCGGAGGCCATGCGGTCCGCGGGCGAGATGGTGCGGGGCTACCTGTCGCTGGGGCTGGAGCACATGACGGGGGCGCAGCCCGCCCGCGCCGTGGAGGTGGTGCGCGAGACGCCGCTGCGGCGCATCTTCCAGATGGGCTTCTCGCTGACGCTGGCCCTGAAGTTCCGGGCGGACCGGCTGGCCAAGAAGCCCGGGGCCCAGGTGGACGGCGCCTGGCTGGTGTTCCCCGAGGAGGCCGCGGCCCTTCAGGCGCTGCGCCTCAAGCGCCCCCGCCGCGCGCTGCGCGTGCCGGGCGCGGAGCCCGTCCCGTTCCGCTCCTTCCGGGAGCTGGGCGCCAGCGAGGCGCTGCTCGCCCGGGCGGAGGCCCAGGTGGTGCTCTTCCAGGGGCTGCTGGGGGATGCCAGCGCGGCCCACCAGGTGGTGGCGCGCTTCGGCGTGCCGATGGAGGTGCTGGGGGCGGACCGGCTCTTCGCCGCCACGGTGGCCATGGCGGTGCTCGAAGGCCACGTGAACCCCCGGCCCGTGCCCCAGGGGCGCACGGTGGAGCTGTGTGAGCGGCTCTTCGAGGGCCCCGCCCAGGCCCCGCGCCTGCGCCCCAGCGCCACCGAGCGCGCGCTGGCCGCGCTGGAGCCCGCCGTGGCCGCCGAGGCCCGTCCCGAGCTGTACCGGCTGGTGGGGGTGACCCTGGAGCGGCTGCGCGAGGAGATCGCCACGCCCTACCTTCAGGAAGGCCGGTTGGACCCGGCCCTGTCGGTCGTCTTGCCGATGGAGGGAAATCCGACAGCGTAA
- a CDS encoding Smr/MutS family protein, producing the protein MSSHRNGPPKKKEEGFNNNPFKDVIKSLQKKEKAPEPAKAKAPPPPPPKKKVPLEEDDASLFYAAMDGVAQITNRGEAPKPNPRLPEIIDENAEALAQLSELVAGQEGEFDFNGSEEFIEGASPGTDRNLLRALRRGDFSCQAQLDLHGMTQVAAKQAVEQFLITSQRAKKRCVLIVHGRGLNSKDQIPVLKEGLKGWLSQKRIGKMVLAFATARPQDGGAGAVYVLLRR; encoded by the coding sequence ATGAGCAGCCACCGCAACGGCCCTCCCAAGAAGAAGGAAGAGGGCTTCAACAACAACCCCTTCAAGGACGTGATCAAGTCGCTCCAGAAGAAGGAGAAGGCCCCCGAGCCCGCCAAGGCCAAGGCCCCGCCTCCCCCGCCCCCCAAGAAGAAGGTCCCCCTGGAGGAGGACGATGCCTCCCTCTTCTACGCCGCCATGGACGGGGTGGCGCAGATCACCAACCGCGGGGAGGCCCCCAAGCCCAACCCCCGCCTGCCGGAGATCATCGACGAGAACGCCGAGGCGCTCGCCCAGCTCTCGGAGCTCGTCGCCGGGCAGGAGGGCGAGTTCGACTTCAACGGCTCGGAGGAGTTCATCGAGGGGGCCTCGCCCGGCACGGACCGGAACCTGTTGCGCGCGCTGCGCCGCGGGGACTTCTCCTGCCAGGCCCAGCTGGATCTCCACGGCATGACGCAGGTGGCAGCCAAGCAGGCCGTGGAGCAATTCCTCATCACCAGCCAGCGCGCCAAGAAGCGGTGCGTGCTCATCGTCCACGGGCGCGGTTTGAACTCGAAGGACCAGATCCCCGTGCTCAAGGAAGGGCTCAAGGGGTGGCTGAGTCAGAAACGCATCGGAAAGATGGTGCTGGCGTTCGCCACCGCACGTCCTCAGGACGGGGGCGCGGGGGCCGTCTACGTGCTGCTTCGCCGGTAG
- a CDS encoding O-antigen ligase family protein yields MGVGEQGQQRDVLAFYALVGFAAVMYAVPGEWIPALAPLRLALLTSGLAAGLMALRRLGRAEPLYFDGARGLALLGFSALAFASVAWSVHPELTRFTGIELLKLTAIYLTIINVITSGRRLALMCGAMVLGSIVTSIGVIDWYRTGVDMVEGFRSRWVGVYADPNHMAMNMALVVPLAVAFLARKESGWLMRVLCALAAVLSVVAIVLSHSRGGFIGLSVAMGVWAIREKRRIQAVVVGGLLALGLVLFAPKSFWQRNETVTSFHQDASAMGRVYAWQVASRISLDKPLLGVGAGGFRFAWPLYAPPEARQAYVAHNIFLDVIGELGFVGLALFLVFAGGATGGAFAASKDAQMGWLARALAASMAGYLVCDLFSGYILSAHLYVLFGLAASAQRIAQAREETALVVQRMPAADKSAAAWEGSGHAA; encoded by the coding sequence ATGGGTGTGGGCGAGCAGGGGCAGCAAAGGGATGTGCTGGCGTTCTACGCGCTGGTGGGCTTCGCGGCGGTCATGTACGCCGTGCCTGGCGAGTGGATCCCCGCCCTGGCACCGCTGCGGCTCGCGCTGCTGACCTCGGGGCTGGCGGCGGGGCTCATGGCGCTGCGCCGCTTGGGGCGCGCGGAGCCGCTCTATTTCGATGGTGCGCGGGGGCTGGCCCTGCTGGGCTTCTCGGCGCTGGCGTTCGCCTCGGTGGCCTGGTCGGTCCACCCGGAGCTGACGCGGTTCACGGGCATCGAGCTGCTCAAGCTCACCGCCATCTACCTGACCATCATCAACGTCATCACCTCGGGCCGGCGCTTGGCGCTCATGTGCGGGGCGATGGTGCTGGGCTCCATCGTGACGTCCATCGGCGTCATCGACTGGTACCGCACGGGCGTGGACATGGTGGAGGGCTTCCGCTCGCGCTGGGTCGGCGTGTACGCGGACCCCAACCACATGGCCATGAACATGGCGCTGGTGGTGCCGCTGGCGGTGGCGTTCCTGGCGCGCAAGGAGTCCGGCTGGCTGATGCGCGTCCTGTGCGCCCTGGCGGCGGTGCTGTCGGTGGTGGCCATCGTGCTCAGCCACTCGCGTGGCGGCTTCATCGGCCTGTCGGTGGCCATGGGCGTGTGGGCCATCCGCGAGAAGCGGCGCATCCAGGCGGTGGTGGTGGGCGGGTTGCTCGCGCTGGGCTTGGTGCTGTTCGCGCCGAAGAGCTTCTGGCAGCGCAACGAGACGGTGACGTCCTTCCACCAGGACGCCTCCGCCATGGGCCGCGTGTACGCCTGGCAGGTGGCCTCGCGCATCAGCCTGGACAAGCCGCTCTTGGGCGTGGGCGCGGGCGGCTTCCGCTTCGCGTGGCCGCTGTACGCGCCGCCCGAGGCGCGGCAGGCGTACGTGGCGCACAACATCTTCCTGGACGTCATCGGTGAGCTGGGGTTCGTGGGGCTGGCGCTGTTCCTCGTGTTCGCGGGGGGCGCCACGGGCGGCGCCTTCGCGGCCTCGAAGGATGCGCAGATGGGCTGGCTGGCCCGGGCCCTCGCCGCATCGATGGCAGGCTATCTCGTGTGCGATCTCTTCTCGGGTTACATCCTGTCCGCGCACCTCTACGTGCTGTTTGGACTGGCGGCGAGCGCGCAGCGCATCGCCCAGGCTCGGGAGGAGACCGCCTTGGTCGTGCAACGGATGCCGGCCGCGGACAAGAGCGCGGCGGCGTGGGAGGGGTCAGGGCATGCGGCCTGA
- a CDS encoding cytochrome c family protein, which yields MRPSGSWILLFLLATPGFAWAADFIGPESCKGCHPEAYNAWQQSKHARAADSLSESQKKDARCLSCHSPDQAAQATAHITCETCHGGGQYYAPEYVMKDAELARLVGLVDPSEKMCRTCHDASSPSLRPFNFVESLKAIDHWTPERARRATRAEAPPPKPVKK from the coding sequence ATGCGGCCCTCTGGCTCCTGGATTCTCCTCTTTCTCCTGGCCACGCCGGGCTTTGCCTGGGCGGCGGATTTCATTGGCCCCGAGAGCTGCAAGGGCTGCCACCCCGAGGCCTACAACGCCTGGCAGCAGTCCAAACACGCCCGGGCCGCCGACTCGCTCTCCGAGTCCCAGAAGAAGGACGCGCGCTGCCTGTCCTGCCACTCGCCGGATCAGGCCGCGCAGGCCACCGCCCACATCACCTGCGAGACGTGCCACGGCGGCGGCCAGTACTACGCCCCCGAGTATGTGATGAAGGACGCGGAGCTTGCCCGCCTGGTGGGGCTGGTGGACCCGTCGGAGAAGATGTGCCGTACCTGCCATGACGCCTCCTCGCCCTCCCTGAGGCCGTTCAACTTCGTGGAGTCGCTCAAGGCCATCGACCATTGGACCCCCGAGCGGGCCCGCCGGGCGACGCGCGCCGAGGCGCCCCCGCCCAAGCCCGTGAAGAAATAG
- a CDS encoding TerB family tellurite resistance protein, translating into MIGLWLGGPLSIILCTFVGAVAGHFYDQANALPPEDPTEGLRERFEPPGLPEPLSRAALDDEAQEHFARHLCALFIEVARADGEVVRDEVRVAREYFQNELKYGPEALHLVRGHLKAFLARPPHLAESIAACREELPTADRLLLVDALYQLALTDGPLQRSEQETLRQIAQGLGLSEEDRRAVATRYLAVDDSQYARLGLTPEATDAEVKRAYRQLAAAHHPDRVTHLGQGAIEQATRRFHEIQQAYEEIRRLRGL; encoded by the coding sequence ATGATCGGGCTCTGGCTCGGGGGCCCGCTGTCCATCATCCTGTGCACCTTCGTGGGCGCCGTGGCCGGCCACTTCTACGACCAGGCCAATGCCCTGCCCCCGGAGGACCCTACCGAAGGGCTGCGCGAGCGCTTCGAGCCTCCCGGCCTCCCCGAGCCCCTGTCCCGCGCGGCGCTCGACGACGAGGCCCAGGAGCACTTCGCCCGGCACCTGTGTGCCCTCTTCATCGAGGTGGCCCGGGCCGACGGCGAGGTCGTCCGGGACGAGGTGCGCGTGGCGCGCGAGTACTTCCAGAACGAGCTGAAGTACGGCCCCGAGGCGCTGCACCTCGTGCGCGGGCACCTCAAGGCGTTCCTGGCCCGCCCGCCCCACCTGGCGGAGTCCATCGCCGCCTGCCGCGAGGAGCTGCCCACCGCGGACCGGCTCCTGCTGGTGGACGCGCTCTACCAGCTGGCCCTCACCGATGGCCCCCTCCAGCGCTCCGAGCAGGAGACCCTGCGGCAGATCGCCCAGGGCCTGGGGCTGTCCGAGGAGGACCGGCGGGCCGTGGCCACCCGGTACCTCGCGGTGGACGACAGCCAGTACGCCCGGCTCGGGCTGACGCCCGAGGCCACGGACGCGGAGGTGAAGCGCGCCTACCGCCAGCTCGCCGCCGCCCACCACCCCGACCGCGTCACCCACCTGGGACAGGGAGCGATCGAGCAAGCCACCCGGCGCTTCCACGAGATTCAGCAGGCATATGAGGAAATCAGACGCCTGCGCGGGCTATAG
- a CDS encoding adenosine deaminase yields the protein MARDLIDLHIHVGGSVAPHVLWSIAHQQGFKLPVKNYFDFVELITSRPGKVGSLEDYLKILHTWTEKIQSSPSAIERSVYEVIGKEYRGSRVTQIELRFNPMKRNLSSELDLDHIIHAALRGMDRAILEYDVKVGLIFCLAREFNHSLNSILVDKAIKYRTRGVYGIDLAGTETNAMELRPEVVSQYEDLFAKARRAGLKCTVHTGETKGTGAEGVMAVIERLKPHRIGHGIRAAYDEEAMKMLRENDVVLELCPTSNLHTKAVEGLDELRHIIKTFWDRRVKFTINTDGPYLLETDMRREIELVERNGILTPEQVDQTLAWARQSSFIPA from the coding sequence ATGGCTCGCGACCTTATTGACCTGCACATCCACGTGGGCGGATCCGTGGCGCCTCATGTCCTCTGGTCCATTGCGCACCAGCAGGGCTTCAAACTCCCGGTCAAAAACTACTTCGACTTCGTCGAACTCATCACCTCCCGGCCCGGCAAGGTGGGCAGCCTGGAGGACTATCTGAAGATCCTCCACACCTGGACGGAGAAGATTCAGTCCTCTCCCAGCGCCATCGAGCGCTCCGTCTACGAGGTGATTGGCAAGGAGTACCGCGGCAGCCGGGTGACGCAGATCGAGCTGCGCTTCAACCCGATGAAGCGCAACCTCAGCTCCGAGCTGGACCTGGACCACATCATCCACGCGGCGCTGCGCGGCATGGACCGGGCCATCCTGGAGTACGACGTGAAGGTGGGGCTCATCTTCTGCCTGGCGCGCGAGTTCAACCACTCGCTCAACTCCATCCTCGTGGACAAGGCCATCAAGTACCGCACCCGCGGCGTGTACGGCATCGACCTGGCCGGCACCGAGACGAACGCCATGGAGCTGCGCCCCGAGGTGGTGTCCCAGTACGAGGACCTCTTCGCCAAGGCGCGGCGCGCGGGCCTCAAGTGCACCGTGCACACCGGCGAGACGAAGGGCACGGGCGCCGAGGGCGTCATGGCGGTCATCGAGCGCCTCAAGCCGCACCGCATCGGCCACGGCATCCGCGCCGCCTATGACGAGGAGGCGATGAAGATGCTCCGGGAGAACGACGTGGTGCTGGAGCTGTGCCCCACCTCCAACCTGCACACCAAGGCGGTGGAGGGGCTGGACGAGCTGCGCCACATCATCAAGACCTTCTGGGACCGGCGCGTGAAGTTCACCATCAACACCGACGGGCCGTACCTCCTGGAGACGGACATGCGCCGGGAGATCGAGCTGGTGGAGCGCAACGGCATCCTCACCCCCGAGCAGGTGGACCAGACGCTGGCCTGGGCGCGCCAGTCCTCCTTCATTCCCGCCTGA
- a CDS encoding quinone-dependent dihydroorotate dehydrogenase — protein sequence MYRLVRALLFQFSPERAHRLGMLGLRLLGAWPALCRRLRTRALPAGAVDLSVEVAGLRFAHPLALAAGLDKDAEAVDGLFACGFSAVEIGTVTPRPQPGNPRPRLFRLPEHQALINRMGFNNHGAAVAAAHLQARAWHPAPLGVNLGKNKDTPLEQAVEDYVACVDTLAPLGDYVVVNASSPNTPGLRKLQEPEQLTALLRAVKARLERVAPGKPLFLKIAPDLTPEAVDEVVDVALACGLSGLIATNTTVARPFAHPLASEAGGLSGAPVREPANAVIRRAWQRSRGTLPIIGVGGVFTAEDVYEKLRAGASVVQVYTGFIYEGPGMVRRRVRELEALLARHGVRSVREVVGAAHATPGNEDARRPLGV from the coding sequence ATGTACCGCCTCGTCCGCGCCCTCCTCTTCCAGTTCTCCCCCGAGCGCGCGCACCGGCTCGGCATGCTCGGCCTGCGGCTGCTCGGCGCCTGGCCCGCCCTGTGCCGGCGCCTGCGCACGCGCGCCCTGCCCGCGGGCGCCGTGGACCTCTCCGTGGAGGTGGCGGGCCTGCGCTTCGCCCACCCGCTCGCCCTGGCCGCCGGCCTGGACAAGGACGCCGAGGCGGTGGATGGCCTGTTCGCCTGTGGCTTCTCCGCGGTGGAGATTGGCACCGTCACCCCCCGGCCCCAGCCCGGCAACCCCCGCCCGCGCCTGTTCCGGCTGCCCGAGCACCAGGCCCTCATCAACCGCATGGGCTTCAACAACCACGGCGCCGCCGTGGCCGCCGCGCACCTCCAGGCCCGCGCGTGGCACCCCGCCCCCCTGGGCGTGAACCTCGGCAAGAACAAGGACACGCCCCTGGAGCAGGCCGTGGAGGACTATGTGGCCTGCGTGGATACCCTGGCGCCGCTCGGGGACTATGTCGTCGTCAACGCCAGCTCGCCCAACACGCCGGGCCTGCGCAAGCTCCAGGAGCCCGAGCAGCTCACCGCCCTGCTGCGCGCGGTGAAGGCGCGGCTGGAGCGCGTGGCCCCCGGCAAGCCCCTGTTCCTGAAGATTGCCCCGGATCTCACCCCGGAGGCCGTGGACGAGGTGGTGGACGTGGCGCTCGCGTGTGGGCTCTCCGGGCTCATCGCCACCAACACCACCGTGGCGCGCCCTTTCGCCCACCCCCTGGCCTCCGAGGCGGGGGGGCTGTCCGGCGCCCCCGTGCGAGAGCCCGCCAACGCCGTCATCCGCCGGGCCTGGCAGCGCAGCCGCGGCACCCTGCCCATCATCGGCGTGGGCGGCGTGTTCACCGCCGAGGACGTGTACGAGAAGCTGCGCGCGGGCGCCTCGGTGGTGCAGGTCTACACCGGCTTCATCTACGAGGGGCCGGGCATGGTGCGCCGCCGGGTCCGCGAGCTGGAGGCCCTGCTGGCCCGCCACGGCGTCCGCTCGGTGCGCGAGGTGGTGGGGGCGGCCCATGCCACCCCTGGAAATGAGGACGCCCGCCGGCCCCTTGGAGTTTGA
- a CDS encoding ADP-ribosylglycohydrolase family protein, which yields MVGLLRKPTDAQRLEGGVYGLLVGDALGVPYEFHPPARIPPAEQLEFEPPPGFPRAHAGIAPGTWSDDGAQANCLLASLLDRQQLDLEDLGRRLVNWYELGYMAVDHHVFDVGIQTRSALSEFRAGTPGHLSGPRGERDNGNGSLMRVLPLALWHGGTDEALVADAMRQSLVTHGHLRSQVCCALYCLWARRTWEGEAHPWEEAVAAFHRLFPVGTAAREELDTHVRPHAPEAGQGSGYVVDCLLSARDCLRAGATYEQVVKAAVVLGHDTDTTAAVAGGIAGIREGIEAIPGRWLAALRGKELVEPMVTALRELRARRPS from the coding sequence ATGGTGGGGTTGCTTCGGAAGCCTACGGACGCGCAGCGGCTGGAGGGTGGGGTGTATGGGCTCTTGGTGGGGGATGCGCTGGGCGTCCCCTACGAGTTCCACCCGCCCGCCCGGATTCCGCCGGCAGAACAGCTCGAGTTCGAGCCGCCCCCGGGCTTCCCGCGGGCCCACGCCGGGATTGCGCCGGGCACGTGGTCCGATGACGGGGCCCAGGCCAACTGCCTGCTGGCCTCGTTGCTGGACCGGCAGCAGCTGGACCTGGAGGACCTCGGGCGGCGGCTCGTGAACTGGTACGAGCTGGGCTACATGGCCGTGGACCACCACGTCTTCGACGTGGGCATCCAGACCCGGAGCGCCCTCTCGGAGTTCCGGGCGGGCACCCCGGGGCACCTGTCCGGCCCCCGGGGCGAGCGGGACAACGGCAACGGCTCCCTGATGCGGGTGCTCCCGCTGGCGCTCTGGCATGGGGGGACCGATGAGGCGCTCGTGGCGGATGCCATGCGGCAGTCCCTGGTGACGCACGGCCACCTGCGCTCGCAGGTGTGCTGCGCGCTGTATTGCCTCTGGGCCCGGAGGACGTGGGAGGGCGAGGCGCACCCGTGGGAGGAGGCCGTGGCCGCGTTCCACCGGCTGTTTCCCGTGGGAACCGCGGCCCGCGAGGAGCTGGACACCCACGTGCGGCCCCACGCCCCGGAGGCCGGGCAGGGCTCCGGGTACGTGGTGGACTGTCTGCTCTCGGCGCGGGACTGCCTGAGGGCCGGGGCCACCTACGAGCAGGTGGTGAAGGCGGCCGTGGTGCTGGGCCACGACACCGACACCACCGCCGCCGTGGCCGGGGGCATCGCGGGGATCCGCGAGGGCATCGAGGCCATCCCCGGGCGCTGGCTCGCGGCGCTCCGGGGCAAGGAGCTCGTGGAGCCGATGGTCACGGCCCTGCGGGAGCTCAGGGCGCGAAGGCCTTCCTGA
- a CDS encoding glycosyltransferase has translation MRPEKAAEQGGEPIRLMQFTRSFHIGGTEVQVLELLRGLPQSYRLQVSVLQDAGPLVGTLRELGFKPEEFPLNGSLMRPNTAWQILRLAKWFKQNRISLVHVHDFYSTMLVVPAAKLAGTKVIVGRLDLAHWHGPAKRAVHAGFSRMADHVVANAEAIRRMLVEEEGVPASRVSVIHNGLDLPRFDARMKEGLRQPVPDTGGAPVVLHVANMNHPVKRQEDLLKALQMLRQEGLTLHAYLVGDGPRRAGLEQQAAEMGVSDIAHFLGHRIDVPALYARAAMGVLCSSAEGMSNAVMEGMAAGLPMVVTSVGANTDLIVDGERGLVVPPEDPAKLCQAFRRILDNPGHAQQMGAAARTFVQRELSLERMVQRHHDLYQSVAKSSLN, from the coding sequence ATGCGGCCTGAGAAGGCAGCGGAGCAGGGCGGGGAGCCCATCCGCCTGATGCAGTTCACGCGGTCATTTCATATCGGTGGTACGGAAGTGCAGGTGCTGGAGCTGCTGCGCGGGTTGCCCCAGAGCTACCGCCTCCAGGTCTCCGTCCTTCAGGACGCGGGGCCCCTGGTGGGGACGCTCCGGGAGCTGGGCTTCAAGCCCGAGGAGTTCCCGCTCAACGGCTCGCTGATGCGGCCCAACACGGCCTGGCAGATTCTGCGCCTGGCCAAGTGGTTCAAGCAGAACCGCATCTCGCTGGTGCACGTGCACGACTTCTACTCGACGATGCTGGTGGTGCCCGCGGCGAAGCTGGCGGGGACCAAGGTCATCGTGGGGCGCCTGGACCTGGCCCACTGGCACGGGCCCGCCAAGCGCGCCGTGCACGCGGGCTTCAGCCGCATGGCCGACCACGTGGTGGCCAACGCGGAGGCCATCCGCCGGATGCTGGTGGAGGAGGAGGGCGTGCCCGCCTCGCGCGTGAGCGTCATCCACAACGGCCTGGATCTGCCGCGCTTCGATGCGCGCATGAAGGAAGGGCTCCGGCAGCCGGTGCCGGACACGGGCGGCGCGCCGGTGGTGCTGCACGTGGCGAACATGAACCACCCGGTGAAGCGCCAGGAGGACCTGCTGAAGGCGCTCCAGATGCTCCGCCAGGAGGGGCTCACCCTGCACGCCTACCTCGTGGGAGATGGGCCGCGCCGGGCCGGGCTGGAGCAGCAGGCCGCGGAGATGGGCGTCTCGGACATCGCCCACTTCCTGGGCCACCGCATCGACGTGCCGGCGCTCTACGCCCGGGCGGCGATGGGGGTGCTCTGCTCCTCCGCCGAGGGCATGTCCAACGCGGTCATGGAGGGCATGGCCGCGGGGCTGCCCATGGTGGTGACGTCGGTGGGGGCCAACACGGACCTCATCGTCGACGGGGAGCGGGGGCTCGTGGTGCCTCCGGAGGACCCGGCGAAGCTCTGCCAGGCCTTCCGCCGGATTCTCGACAACCCCGGGCACGCCCAGCAGATGGGCGCCGCCGCGCGGACCTTCGTCCAGCGGGAGCTGTCCCTGGAGCGCATGGTCCAGCGGCACCACGATCTCTACCAGAGCGTGGCCAAGTCTTCCCTCAACTGA
- the yihA gene encoding ribosome biogenesis GTP-binding protein YihA/YsxC, with amino-acid sequence MIKLIDAQFVITATEPKGYPSGHAAEVAFVGRSNVGKSSMINTLTGRKKLVRVSNTPGRTRTLNFFDVELDRDGHRHQVRLADLPGYGFAKASKADRVQWDEMITTYLDKRHRLEVVVSIIDAEVGPTPDDLQTLDYLQEKDRRVLVVATKIDRLTKARRKPRIQALAQQLDLPLEAVIPFSSVDRTGVDEVWNALLGAFGKATRL; translated from the coding sequence GTGATCAAGCTCATCGACGCCCAGTTCGTCATTACCGCCACCGAGCCCAAGGGCTACCCGTCCGGGCACGCCGCGGAGGTGGCCTTCGTGGGCCGCTCCAACGTGGGCAAGTCGTCCATGATCAACACCCTGACCGGCCGCAAGAAGCTGGTGCGGGTCTCCAACACCCCGGGCCGCACCCGCACGCTCAACTTCTTCGACGTGGAGCTGGACCGGGATGGCCACCGGCACCAGGTGCGCCTGGCGGACCTGCCTGGCTACGGCTTCGCCAAGGCGAGCAAGGCCGACCGGGTCCAGTGGGACGAGATGATCACCACCTACCTCGACAAGCGGCACCGTCTGGAGGTCGTGGTGAGCATCATCGACGCGGAGGTGGGCCCCACGCCGGATGATCTCCAGACGCTCGACTACCTCCAGGAGAAGGACCGGCGGGTGCTCGTGGTCGCCACGAAGATCGACCGGCTCACCAAGGCCCGCCGCAAGCCGCGCATCCAGGCGCTCGCCCAGCAGCTCGACCTGCCGCTGGAGGCCGTCATTCCCTTCTCCTCCGTGGACAGGACGGGGGTGGACGAGGTGTGGAACGCCCTCCTGGGCGCCTTCGGGAAGGCCACCCGGCTCTAG
- the folD gene encoding bifunctional methylenetetrahydrofolate dehydrogenase/methenyltetrahydrofolate cyclohydrolase FolD, protein MAQLIDGKAVAARVRAEVQADVERFKAARGGVPGLAVVRVGEDPASKIYVTGKKKAAEEVGFRSWEHHLREDISQEALLVRVRQLNEDASVHGILVQLPLPKHIDAERVISAVSPAKDVDGFHPVNAGLLSLGQPGMRPCTPLGAMRLLEEAGCAPAGKRAVVVGRSNIVGKPMALMLLQADATVTVCHRKSDLPREVAQADILVVAVGVPELIQGEWLKPGAVVIDVGMNRKPDGKLVGDVAFQAASQRASAITPVPGGVGPMTIAMLMRNTLLAASGGV, encoded by the coding sequence ATGGCCCAGTTGATCGATGGCAAGGCAGTCGCGGCGCGGGTCCGGGCGGAAGTCCAGGCGGATGTCGAGCGCTTCAAGGCCGCGCGGGGGGGGGTTCCAGGGCTCGCGGTGGTCCGGGTGGGGGAGGATCCCGCCTCGAAAATCTACGTCACGGGCAAGAAGAAGGCGGCCGAGGAGGTGGGCTTCCGCTCCTGGGAGCACCACCTGCGGGAGGACATCTCCCAGGAGGCCCTGCTCGTCCGGGTGCGGCAGCTCAACGAGGACGCCTCCGTCCACGGCATCCTCGTGCAGCTCCCGCTGCCCAAGCACATCGACGCGGAGCGCGTCATCTCCGCCGTGAGCCCCGCGAAGGACGTGGATGGCTTCCACCCGGTGAACGCGGGCCTGCTGTCGCTGGGGCAGCCGGGGATGAGGCCCTGCACGCCCCTGGGGGCCATGCGGCTGCTGGAGGAGGCGGGCTGCGCGCCCGCGGGCAAGCGGGCCGTGGTGGTGGGGCGCAGCAACATCGTGGGCAAGCCCATGGCGTTGATGCTGCTTCAGGCGGACGCCACGGTGACGGTCTGCCACCGCAAGAGCGACCTGCCCCGCGAGGTGGCGCAGGCGGACATCCTGGTCGTCGCGGTGGGGGTGCCCGAGCTCATCCAGGGCGAGTGGCTCAAACCTGGCGCGGTGGTCATCGACGTGGGGATGAACCGCAAGCCGGATGGGAAGCTGGTGGGGGACGTGGCGTTTCAGGCCGCGTCCCAGCGGGCCTCGGCCATCACCCCGGTGCCCGGGGGCGTGGGCCCGATGACCATCGCCATGTTGATGCGCAACACGCTCCTCGCCGCCTCGGGCGGCGTGTAG